In Phocoena phocoena chromosome 11, mPhoPho1.1, whole genome shotgun sequence, one DNA window encodes the following:
- the ORMDL2 gene encoding ORM1-like protein 2 — translation MNVGVAHSEVNPNTRVMNSRGIWLAYIILVGLLHVVLLSIPFFSIPVVWTLTNVIHNLAMYVFLHTVKGTPFETPDQGKARLLTHWEQMDYGLQFTSSRKFLSISPIVLYLLASFYTKYDAAHFLINTASLLSVLLPKLPQFHGVRLFGINKY, via the exons ATGAATGTCGGGGTGGCACACAGCGAAGTGAACCCCAACACTCGAGTGATGAATAGCCGGGGCATCTGGCTGGCCTACATCATCTTGGTAGGACTGCTGCATGTGGTCCTACTCAGCATCCCCTTCTTCAGCATTCCTGTTGTCTGGACCCTGACCAATGTCATCCATAACTTG GCTATGTATGTCTTCCTACATACGGTGAAAGGGACACCCTTTGAGACCCCTGACCAAGGAAAGGCTCGGCTACTGACACACTGGGAACAGATGGACTATGGGCTCCAATTTACCTCTTCCCGAAAATTCCTCAGCATCTCTCCCATTGTACT CTACCTCCTGGCCAGCTTCTACACCAAGTATGATGCTGCTCATTTCCTCATCAACACAGCCTCACTGCTGAGTGTACTGCTGCCCAAGCTGCCCCAATTCCATGGGGTCCGTCTCTTTGGCATCAATAAATACTGA